One genomic segment of Clostridium estertheticum subsp. estertheticum includes these proteins:
- a CDS encoding magnesium transporter CorA family protein, with translation MLSIYSSSENKQLTKLENIEPGCWINMIDPSEEELIFVSKNTNAPMDFLRAALDEEETSRIDIEDCTLIILDIPFTDIDDNSLTYDTYPIAVIQTDTVIITVCLKNSKVLSDFGDGKISSFFTYKRQRFMLQVLYRIAKYYLIYLRQIDKKSYIVEKQLHKSLRNKELLQLLALEKSLVYFSTSLKGNEITLEKMLKLDILQQYEEDKDVLEDVIIENKQAIEMCSTYTDILKGTMDAYSSVISNKLNIVMKFLAAITIVMAIPNLVSGLFGMNVGGIPYGNNTNGFWYVFTFIVFLVISSIYILNKKDMF, from the coding sequence GTGCTTTCAATATATAGCAGTTCGGAAAATAAACAACTTACAAAACTTGAAAATATAGAACCGGGTTGTTGGATTAATATGATAGATCCATCAGAGGAAGAATTAATATTTGTTTCAAAAAACACTAATGCACCTATGGATTTTTTAAGGGCTGCTTTAGATGAAGAAGAAACCTCCCGTATTGATATAGAAGATTGTACGTTAATTATATTAGATATTCCCTTTACTGATATCGACGATAATTCCTTAACCTACGATACTTACCCTATAGCTGTGATCCAAACAGACACCGTTATAATTACGGTTTGTTTAAAAAACAGTAAAGTATTATCAGATTTTGGCGATGGAAAAATTAGTTCCTTTTTCACATATAAGCGTCAAAGATTTATGCTTCAAGTACTTTATAGAATTGCGAAATACTATTTAATATACCTAAGGCAAATTGATAAGAAAAGTTACATAGTGGAAAAACAACTACATAAATCCTTAAGAAATAAAGAACTTCTTCAATTATTGGCCCTAGAAAAATCGCTTGTTTATTTCTCTACTTCATTAAAAGGAAATGAAATCACCTTAGAAAAAATGCTTAAGCTAGATATTCTTCAACAATATGAAGAAGATAAAGATGTACTCGAGGATGTTATTATTGAAAACAAGCAAGCTATAGAAATGTGTTCTACTTATACTGATATTTTAAAAGGCACCATGGATGCCTACTCTTCTGTTATATCAAATAAACTAAATATCGTAATGAAATTTCTTGCTGCCATTACAATAGTTATGGCTATACCAAATTTGGTTTCCGGACTATTCGGTATGAATGTAGGCGGAATACCCTATGGTAACAACACCAATGGTTTCTGGTACGTGTTTACATTTATTGTTTTTTTAGTTATTTCTTCTATTTATATCTTAAATAAGAAAGATATGTTTTGA
- a CDS encoding SLAP domain-containing protein, whose amino-acid sequence MTSKENVLVLEKEAVKIELDLSENDKGVMSDFQKDLILEELNELPPLEDGQVCINGIYTFDMGDKIEVSVYIRNGSSKQINFHKVPLLIVNKNGDILASQTMDMKDFGILPPFCARPYKVYFDKINLFVNLIQNDDWEIQFEKSVSTVNTVKCEFEGFPGDDHHELEGTFTKFLNKLPLIKAEDVNIEVFKTLRCFDDSISIVFMIRNGCDTIVKLETLPIVIKDEDGEVVASGVFDVENVNVNPHKAKIYDFTITEDYIINKDADINNCKVYFRM is encoded by the coding sequence ATGACAAGTAAAGAGAACGTACTAGTATTAGAAAAAGAGGCGGTAAAGATAGAACTTGATCTTAGTGAGAATGACAAAGGAGTTATGTCAGATTTTCAAAAGGATCTTATACTAGAGGAATTAAATGAGTTACCACCACTTGAAGATGGACAAGTATGTATTAATGGTATATACACTTTTGATATGGGAGATAAAATTGAGGTTAGTGTTTATATAAGAAATGGATCATCTAAGCAGATTAATTTTCATAAAGTACCATTACTTATTGTAAATAAAAATGGTGATATACTTGCAAGCCAGACCATGGATATGAAGGATTTTGGTATATTGCCACCGTTTTGCGCAAGGCCATATAAGGTTTATTTTGATAAAATAAACCTATTTGTTAATCTTATTCAAAATGATGATTGGGAAATACAGTTTGAAAAATCTGTTAGCACAGTAAATACGGTAAAGTGTGAATTTGAAGGATTTCCAGGTGATGATCACCATGAGTTAGAAGGTACTTTTACAAAATTCTTAAATAAGTTACCTTTAATAAAGGCTGAGGATGTTAATATTGAAGTGTTTAAAACTTTAAGGTGTTTTGATGATTCTATTTCTATAGTTTTCATGATTCGTAATGGGTGTGATACAATTGTGAAATTAGAAACATTACCAATAGTAATTAAGGATGAGGACGGAGAGGTAGTGGCTAGTGGAGTATTTGATGTCGAAAATGTAAATGTAAATCCTCATAAGGCAAAAATTTATGATTTTACTATAACAGAAGATTATATTATTAATAAGGATGCTGATATAAACAATTGTAAAGTATATTTCAGAATGTAG
- a CDS encoding manganese efflux pump MntP family protein, with the protein MAMYPLFMIALALSLDAFGVALCIGLNNQTKLENKVGFTISFALFQFILSYIGAYAGFLFNTYVASMPTIIGGIIIALVGVVMIKEGIDNQGKCPLLKPKMYLILGVSVSIDAMVVGFTVLNNITKVILLQDTLIIGAVTFIMVIIAFIISKYLKKIDIIGRYADYIGGIILVFFGLKMMFF; encoded by the coding sequence CTGGCTATGTACCCATTATTTATGATTGCTTTAGCTCTATCTTTAGATGCTTTTGGAGTAGCTTTATGCATAGGCTTAAACAATCAAACTAAACTTGAAAATAAGGTAGGTTTTACAATTTCTTTTGCTTTATTTCAATTTATATTATCGTATATTGGAGCTTATGCGGGGTTTCTTTTTAATACATATGTAGCTTCAATGCCAACTATTATTGGTGGTATAATTATAGCGTTAGTTGGAGTTGTTATGATTAAAGAAGGAATTGATAATCAAGGTAAGTGTCCACTACTTAAACCTAAGATGTATCTTATTTTAGGGGTTTCTGTAAGTATAGATGCGATGGTGGTAGGATTTACAGTATTAAATAATATAACAAAGGTTATATTATTACAAGATACATTAATCATTGGAGCAGTGACTTTTATAATGGTAATAATAGCCTTTATAATTTCTAAATATCTAAAAAAAATAGATATTATAGGGAGATATGCAGACTATATTGGAGGAATTATCTTAGTGTTTTTTGGACTAAAAATGATGTTTTTTTAA